GAAGCCCGGCGTACAGAAACCACACTGTATCGCGCCTTCATCAACGAAGTTATTAACGAGTTCTCTGAATTTCGGGTCTTTCTCTAGTCCCTCAACCGTGACTACCTCTGCTCCCTCAACTTGCGGCGTTAAAATTAGGCAGGAAGTTACAGGGTTGCCGTCGAGTAGGACTGTGCACGTCCCGCACTCTCCCCGTTCACAACCCCTCTTAACGCTTCTCACACCTAGTTTTAGACGTAAAGTATCAAGAAGGATTTCATTAGGACTCACATCAACCTCAACTTCTTTCCCGTTTAGCTTGAACTTTACTATCATTATTTACTCACCCCCTCTAAACCAGCTCTTTCTAGAGCCTTCAGTAGAGCGTCTTTAACTAAAACTCTAGAAATGTGTTTTCTGTATTCTGCTGAAGCTCTAACATCACTTATCGGCGAGATGTCGTTCAACACAAGCTCTGACGCCTCCTCAATGACGTCACTTCTCACCTCCTTTCCTTTTAGGAAGGACTCAACACTCCTAGCTCTAACCGGTGTCGGAGCAACAGCGTTTAAAGCTATCCTCACATCTTCAATTCTCTTATTCCTTATTTTAAGGACTGCAGCTATAGCTACTACAGAAAGTGTGAAGGAATTCCTCCTACCTACCTTAACGTAAGAATAAGACCTAGCGAAGTCAGCATCGTAAGGCACTACTATCTCATGAAGTAGCTCAGTCTTGTACATTACGGTCTTCCTAGGTCCTGTGAAGAATTCTGTTATTGGTATTTCTCTTGTTCCTTCTATGCTTGTTAGTTTTATTTTTGCTTCGTGTACTAGGAGTGGTGGTGCTGAGTCAGCAGCAGGAGAAGCATTACACAAATTACCACCAACAGTAGCCATATTCCTAATCTGCCAGGAACCCAGCATCGAGGCCGCTTCAGCAAGAACCGGCAGCTTCTCTCTAATGACTGGAGACTCAACAATATCCTGCATTCTGGTTAGTGCGCCTATCCTGACCTTATCGCCTTCGTCAACTATGTATCTCAGGCTCTTAATTCCTGAGATATCTACTATTGTTTTTGGCTTATACCTACCAATCTTCAAGTCCACTACTAAGTCCGTCCCTCCTGCTAATACTTTAACGTCTTCCTTCCTGCTCAAGAGTCTTAAAGCTTCATCAAGTTCTGAAACACGCACATACTCTATCTCAGGTATCTTGTAGAACACGTGGCCTCACCCCCTCACCACACCTAAGAACTTAAGCACATTCTCAGGCGTCAGAGGTAATCTAGTTATGTTCACCCCCAACGCGTTGGCCACCGCATTAGAGAGTGCGGCAGGCATAGGTATCAAGGCCATCTCACCAACACCCTTAGCCCCGAAAGGACCGTACTTAAAGACATCCTCTACGTAAACAGGCTTAGCTATCTCAGGAACATCTCTTATTGTTGGTATGACGTAGTCTGTTAAGTCAGGGTTTAATATCTTGCCTTTCTCGTCAAATACTAGATGCTCCATCAGGACGTAACCCATGCCCTGAACAATAGCACCCTCAACCTGTCCCTCAACTTGTTGCGGATTTATTATTCTTCCGGCGGCTAAAGCAGGCCATACCTTAAGCACCTTGACTTGCCCAGTCCAAGTATCTACCTCTACCTCACTTATTACTGTGATATAACTGTATGC
The Zestosphaera sp. DNA segment above includes these coding regions:
- a CDS encoding xanthine dehydrogenase family protein subunit M, producing MFYKIPEIEYVRVSELDEALRLLSRKEDVKVLAGGTDLVVDLKIGRYKPKTIVDISGIKSLRYIVDEGDKVRIGALTRMQDIVESPVIREKLPVLAEAASMLGSWQIRNMATVGGNLCNASPAADSAPPLLVHEAKIKLTSIEGTREIPITEFFTGPRKTVMYKTELLHEIVVPYDADFARSYSYVKVGRRNSFTLSVVAIAAVLKIRNKRIEDVRIALNAVAPTPVRARSVESFLKGKEVRSDVIEEASELVLNDISPISDVRASAEYRKHISRVLVKDALLKALERAGLEGVSK
- a CDS encoding (2Fe-2S)-binding protein, yielding MIVKFKLNGKEVEVDVSPNEILLDTLRLKLGVRSVKRGCERGECGTCTVLLDGNPVTSCLILTPQVEGAEVVTVEGLEKDPKFRELVNNFVDEGAIQCGFCTPGFLLTAYAAISKQKIKSLEDVKKSLEGNLCRCTGYVKIIEAVAKTALK